In Dromaius novaehollandiae isolate bDroNov1 chromosome 3, bDroNov1.hap1, whole genome shotgun sequence, the following are encoded in one genomic region:
- the AKAP12 gene encoding A-kinase anchor protein 12 isoform X2 produces the protein MGAGSSAEPPGPAAAEPRRGAAEPPPAPEPPAEPAKVLDANLPVSDVSEDNLELDVPLQEPHQPEGVATHQELNGEQPEGVSPLQEPPGLQAEAVGQTEQSSAALQEEAITMEASPSDSSTKDGVDDEKEDPHISKHLPSLEEDAEDLDQASEPQSYDLGFKKVFKFVGFRFTVKKEKTGKSEPVQLLTVKKEVEGTEGTGDQSEVSPEEIPVPEDALSAEDNTKDATKNENPEDESPKTPEAKELCSQSAALATDTASPLRKFFSQGWTGFRKKKSFRKPKEDELQSAKKEEDQEEEEAVLTAEAAEKEEKSEDKSEDQEKNVTAVTIETHEKEQTEDEKQKLKKTVAAITVEASKKEELTKHDRQGDNEVIGAAVVKGSVKEEKAEDKERKLVERSEDLGKKEEKTEGEKGSEVTEITCTTDPIFSGITESASAGLKTSPEVLSVEEKLESTEKCEIDDTTKMASGEKLEAASAGLLALESTGEELKKSEGRAGSKPESLAPLKEETFDEKTQKSEPIISPAIEDLIGKLETPGEAHETTMEKKASKAHETKLTLGAPGIKSSSTSEHSFDTEDDQQSARPTDEGLQGQTGIAMTDDIKPTEITTEITSDEAVERRPPEGITSEAELLSSQEKTKLQGSPLKKLFTGTGLKKLSGKKHKGRREESKLGEQGEQIQHLSDSPDSPEEQKAESSASSPEELNEIPSLEKSADGMQVTESEDAAISDVERKRESVTPWASFKKMVTPKKRVRRPSESDKEEEIDRTKSAAVSTTENAVDENQGELKENGMDQKQEKVTEEPKRKVDTSVSWEAFICVGSSKKRARKSSSSDEEAEHKLGQEGQRIEESGQSKETATDTVLTSSQESDQGQGNSSPEQAGSPSEGEGISTWESFKRLVTPRRKSKTRMEERTEDSVMGSSLEHSTSDGEPGKDESWVPFRKLMPGRRKKKSDGKPEPALLKQAREDMAETTEEDSDVPAVVPLSEYEAAEQEKIEAQQAKDAEAIREQTSEKERAEKLEEALRTEQASDGLVHAVSVTVVEGERAVTSIEERSPSWISAAVTECIEQSKEEEEKETKKTFESEAVVEEAVVFAKTVPEMRKDKSDDTTASEQELTSEAVTALEETTEAYCAEETMEVSFAEETTEMVSAVSRLSETPDTTEEVTPVQEVEATEQNLRELERQTQEVLQEVAERVRSSDVAQLVNERTMTATVIETVQEIESDMKDDATDVKVVGQETLLLEQSLKTEGHKEDDIQALGSARSIQGINGSEGGVLHEGSERSEIPAAMKENAGGLKNVAILRDEGQWQKHEEAVVEDLEEAPELQRTAEELPSKDKDFHCSKMVTSKEEPILKQESSDQGKLPLTELAEDEMRDEHIPEVETAVQNMDEGQASALGPAGIAGTATEVPVQLEGERDTTSKGPEHTEAVVVADPGTPEGEEATPALGSPDQAWAKGVAGEAPPQGEEGESGLSAVKNTQVPTAELPMQKGIRVSAVTPETTGSEAAAASGQSVGEEACVQIPAEASGPILEPKCLERTPREALSQSDETEGSQLQDAVLKTAALSQSENTEGNKMEEAILSVDSPGPVTAAPTQLEGENLSALASTGIDTMFNGSSVLPGSSPKKCKTQSSVAAEEPVEAEQELVENSSCEDVLREETEGERLVETAQGAGDSGPLEAVSGDGCSSHAVQEEVLRVPEEGPGSAFPRAEGSEAPEVSVPVPAAALEEPVAAETVTLAHTAAKTLEPLGARCGQMSPEEVPGATVDYSGTDAAEPDSAEAPQPQAPPASVKAVPEKKQEMAQGFGHPEQSVALLKKSPSLAHPQLEKDTVQSVTLESQSTKIVLNAILTAVDKLTETEEAAVSESEQHTKSIGESQPESSIPEFLETMQGDHHLPVKEEEIPSREQEPQQSGTGKHATLAESAEIHASVEQAKVMVFISHAPKEGKSENSLEIVISPQDVSRESPRLLKSAVGVGTSEDSTKEPLDTHPPKLKEKEVGQILEISDHNTSQQTQMEKKDEQHHLSVEDVKTQTPEDVCSHEGAPCHHPQSLNSLAPEASNMC, from the exons ttggaCAAACAGAGCAGTCCAGTGCAGCTTTGCAGGAAGAGGCCATAACTATGGAGGCAAGTCCTTCTGACTCAAGCACCAAGGATGGTGTAGATGATGAAAAAGAGGATCCTCATATATCTAAACATTTGCCGTCTTTGGAAGAAGATGCAGAAGACCTTGACCAAGCATCTGAGCCACAGTCTTATGATCTGGGCTTTAAAAAGGTTTTTAAATTTGTTGGATTCAGATTCACAGTTaagaaggaaaagacaggaaaatcaGAACCAGTTCAACTGCTTACTGTAAAAAAGGAAGTGGAAGGCACTGAGGGAACTGGTGATCAAAGCGAAGTCAGCCCAGAGGAAATACCAGTGCCTGAAGATGCCCTCTCTGCAGAAGACAACACCAAAGACGCAACGAAGAATGAAAATCCAGAAGATGAATCTCCTAAAACACCAGAAGCAAAGGAGCTGTGTTCTCAGTCAGCTGCCTTAGCCACTGATACTGCATCACCATTACGAAAATTTTTTTCTCAGGGATGGACTGGATTCAGGAAGAAGAAGAGTTTTAGGAAGCCTAAAGAAGATGAACTACAGTCTGCTAAGAAAGAAGAGGACCAAGAAGAAGAGGAGGCAGTGTTAACAGCTGAAGctgctgaaaaggaagaaaaatctgaggACAAGAGTGAAGATCAAGAGAAGAATGTGACAGCAGTAACTATTGAAACACATGAGAAGGAACAAACCgaagatgaaaagcagaaactgaaaaagaCTGTGGCAGCCATAACAGTTGAAGCAAGTAAGAAAGAAGAGCTAACCAAGCATGACAGGCAGGGAGACAATGAGGTTATAGGAGCAGCAGTTGTTAAAGGGAgtgtgaaggaagaaaaagctgaagataaaGAAAGGAAGTTAGTGGAAAGGTCAGAAGATCTtggtaaaaaggaagaaaaaactgaaggagaaaaaggaagtgaGGTGACAGAGATAACGTGTACCACTGATCCTATTTTTAGTGGTATCACTGAGAGTGCAAGTGCAGGATTGAAAACATCCCCAGAAGTTTTATCTGTGGAAGAAAAACTGGAATCAACAGAGAAGTGTGAAATAGATGACACAACCAAAATGGCTTCTGGAGAGAAACTTGAAGCAGCATCTGCAGGATTACTGGCACTTGAAAGTACTGGTGAAGagttaaaaaaatctgaaggaagaGCAGGGAGTAAACCTGAATCCTTGGCTCCACTGAAGGAAGAAACGTTtgatgaaaaaacacagaaatcagaACCAATAATTTCACCTGCAATAGAAGACCTCATTGGAAAGTTAGAGACACCAGGAGAAGCTCATGAGACAAccatggaaaagaaagcaagcaaagcacACGAGACAAAACTGACTCTGGGTGCTCCTGGAATTAAGTCCTCCTCCACTTCTGAACATTCATTTGACACAGAGGATGACCAACAGTCAGCCAGACCCACTGATGAAGGTCTACAGGGCCAAACTGGCATAGCTATGACTGATGATATCAAACCAACTGAAATAACCACAGAAATAACTTCTGATGAGGCAGTTGAAAGGAGGCCTCCAGAAGGTATCACAAGTGAAGCTGAACTGCTGTCTTCTCAAGAAAAAACTAAACTACAGGGCAGCCCTTTAAAGAAACTCTTTACAGgtactggattaaaaaaactgTCTGGAAAGAAGCAtaaaggcaggagagaggaatCTAAGTTAGGAGAACAGGGAGAACAAATTCAGCACTTATCAGATTCCCCAGACAGCCCAGAAGAACAAAAGGCAGAGAGTTCTGCTTCTTCTCCTGAGGAGTTAAATGAGATTCCTTCTTTGGAAAAATCTGCAGATGGGATGCAGGTCACTGAAAGTGAAGATGCTGCAATTTCAGatgtggagagaaaaagagaaagtgttACACCCTGGGCATCATTTAAAAAGATGGTGACTCCCAAGAAACGTGTCAGAAGACCTTCTGAAAGtgataaagaagaagaaattgatAGGACAAAGAGTGCTGCAGTGTCTACAACTGAAAATGCAGTTGATGAAAATCAgggagaattaaaagaaaatgggaTGGACCAGAAGCAAGAGAAAGTCACCGAAGAGCCCAAAAGAAAGGTTGACACCTCTGTGTCTTGGGAAGCTTTTATATGTGTAGGTTCTTCGAAGAAAAGAGCCAGGAAATCATCATCATCTGATGAAGAAGCTGAGCATAAGCTTGGTCAAGAAGGCCAAAGAATAGAAGAATCTGGACAGagcaaagaaacagcaacagATACAGTTCTTACTAGCTCTCAGGAGAGTGATCAAGGACAAGGGAATTCCTCCCCTGAACAAGCTGGAAGCCCATCTGAAGGTGAAGGTATTTCAACGTGGGAATCATTTAAAAGGTTAGTCACTCCAAGAAGGAAATCCAAAACCAGAATGGAAGAGAGAACTGAAGACTCTGTTATGGGATCTAGCCTGGAGCACTCAACATCAGATGGTGAGCCTGGAAAAGATGAATCATGGGTTCCATTTAGAAAACTGATGCCTGGCCGTAGGAAGAAAAAGTCAGATGGGAAACCAGAACCAGCGCTTCTTAAACAAGCAAGAGAAGACATGGCAGAAACAACTGAAGAAGATTCTGATGTTCCAGCTGTTGTTCCTTTATCTGAATATGAAGCAGCAGAGCAAGAGAAAATTGAAGCCCAACAAGCAAAGGATGCTGAAGCCATAAGAGAACAAAcctcagagaaagaaagagcagaaaaactaGAAGAGGCCTTAAGAACTGAGCAAGCTAGTGACGGACTTGTACATGCAGTTAGTGTTACTGTTGTGGAAGGAGAAAGGGCAGTTACCAGTATTGAAGAAAGATCACCATCTTGGATATCTGCTGCTGTGACAGAGTGCATTGAGCAgtcaaaagaagaggaagagaaagaaactaaGAAAACGTTTGAATCAGAAGCTGTTGTAGAAGAAGCAGTGGTGTTTGCTAAGACTGTGCCAGAGATGAGAAAGGATAAAAGTGATGACACCACAGCAAGTGAGCAAGAGCTAACCTCAGAAGCAGTGACAGCTCTGGAGGAGACAACAGAAGCTTACTGTGCCGAAGAAACAATGGAAGTATCCTTTGCTGAGGAGACGACTGAGATGGTTTCTGCTGTTTCACGATTGTCAGAAACCCCTGATACTACAGAAGAAGTTACACCTGTACAGGAAGTAGAGGCTACTGAGCAAAACTTGAGAGAATTAGAGAGACAGACACAAGAAGTTCTTCAGGAAGTTGCTGAAAGAGTAAGGTCATCAGATGTAGCACAGCTGGTTAATGAAAGAACCATGACAGCAACTGTAATTGAGACAGTGCAAGAAATTGAGTCAGACATGAAAGACGATGCTACAGATGTGAAAGTGGTAGGCCAGGAAACTCTTTTGCTTGAACAGTCCTTGAAAACAGAAGGACACAAGGAGGATGACATCCAAGCCCTGGGAAGTGCAAGGAGCATTCAGGGAATAAATGGAAGTGAAGGAGGAGTTCTACACGAAGGTTCAGAGAGAAGTGAAATACCTGCTGCAATGAAAGAGAACGCAGGCGGACTTAAAAATGTAGCTATATTGAGAGatgaaggccagtggcagaaGCATGAAGAAGCAGTTGTAGAAGACCTGGAGGAAGCTCCTGAATTGCAGAGGACAGCAGAAGAACTTCCATCAAAAGACAAAGACTTTCACTGCAGCAAAATGGTCACTTCCAAGGAAGAGCCCATACTAAAGCAGGAGTCCTCAGACCAAGGCAAACTGCCCTTAACAGAGCTGGCAGAAGACGAGATGAGAGATGAGCATATTCCAGAAGTGGAGACTGCA GTGCAAAACATGGATGAAGGCCAAGCCTCTGCCTTGGGGCCTGCAGGCATTGCAGGCACTGCAACTGAAGTGCCTGTGCAGCTTGAAGGCGAGCGTGACACCACCTCCAAGGGACCAGAGCACACAGAAGCAGTTGTTGTTGCGGACCCTGGCACGCCGGAGGGAGAAGAGGCAACTCCTGCCTTGGGCTCACCAGACCAAGCCTGGGCTAAAGGAGTTGCTGGTGAGGCACCTCCCCAGGGAGAGGAAGGCGAGTCTGGGCTCTCTGCAGTAAAAAACACCCAAGTCCCCACTGCCGAGCTCCCCATGCAGAAGGGGATACGAGTCTCTGCCGTCACTCCAGAAACAACTGGCTCAGAAGCAGCTGCAGCGTCCGGGCAGAGTGTGGGTGAGGAGGCTTGTGTGCAGATCCCTGCAGAAGCCTCTGGGCCCATCTTGGAGCCTAAATGCCTAGAAAGAACCCCAAGAGAAGCGCTCTCCCAGAGTGATGAGACGGAAGGCAGCCAACTACAAGATGCCGTACTCAAAACTGCAGCGCTCTCCCAGAGTGAAAATACTGAGGGTAACAAAATGGAAGAAGCCATCCTCAGCGTGGACTCACCAGGCCCTGtcactgcagcccccacacaGCTTGAAGGAGAAAACCTGTCTGCCTTAGCATCAACGGGCATAGATACCATGTTCAATGGGAGCAGTGTCCTCCCCGGCAGCAGTCCAAAGAAATGCAAAACCCAAAGCAGTGTAGCTGCAGAAGAGCCAGTGGAAGCAGAACAAGAACTTGTAGAAAACTCAAGCTGTGAGGACGTGCTGAGGGAAGAAACTGAAGGGGAGCGATTGGTGGAAACAGCCCAAGGTGCAGGTGACTCTGGCCCACTGGAAGCTGTTAGCGGTGATGGATGTTCCTCACACGCTGTGCAGGAAGAGGTTTTACGTGTGCCAGAGGAAGGTCCTGGCTCAGCCTTCCCTAGAGCTGAAGGCTCGGAGGCACCAGAAGTGTCCGTGCCAGTGCCAGCTGCTGCACTGGAGGAGCCTGTTGCTGCCGAAACCGTGACACTTGCACACACGGCAGCCAAAACGTTAGAGCCCTTGGGAGCCAGGTGTGGGCAGATGTCTCCAGAAGAAGTCCCAGGTGCTACTGTTGACTATTCAGGCACTGACGCTGCAGAGCCGGACAGTGCAGAAGCACCTCAACCTCAAGCACCTCCTGCTTCTGTTAAGGCAGTACCAGAGAAGAAACAAGAGATGGCTCAGGGATTTGGACACCCTGAACAAAGTGTTGCTCTTTTGAAGAAGAGTCCTTCTCTTGCCCACCCACAGTTGGAGAAGGACACTGTTCAGTCTGTGACTCTGGAGTCCCAGAGTACAAAAATTGTATTGAACGCCATCCTGACGGCTGTTGACAAACTCACAGAGACAGAAGAGGCAGCTGTATCTGAATCAGAGCAGCACACTAAGTCTATAGGAGAAAGCCAACCAGAGAGCAGTATACCTGAATTTCTGGAAACTATGCAAGGGGATCATCACCTTCCTGTCAAAGAGGAAGAAATACCAAGCAGAGAACAAGAGCCCCAACAGTCAGGAACAGGGAAACATGCCACATTAGCAGAGTCTGCAGAAATTCATGCAAGTGTAGAACAAGCAAAAGTCATGGTGTTCATTTCTCATGCACCTAAAGAAGGAAAGAGTGAGAATTCGTTAGAAATTGTGATTAGCCCTCAAGATGTTTCAAGGGAGAGTCCGAGACTTCTGAAGTCAGCAGTAGGAGTGGGTACTTCAGAAGATTCAACCAAAGAACCCCTTGACACACACCCAccaaagttaaaggaaaaagaggTGGGGCAGATTCTGGAAATCTCAGACCATAATACAAGTCAGCaaacacaaatggaaaagaaGGATGAACAACATCACCTGTCAGTGGAAGATGTGAAAACACAGACACCAGAGGATGTTTGTAGCCACGAAGGTGCGCCTTGTCATCATCCGCAAAGCCTGAACTCCTTGGCTCCTGAGGCCTCGAAT aTGTGCTAA